A genome region from Solanum pennellii chromosome 12, SPENNV200 includes the following:
- the LOC107006722 gene encoding zinc finger Ran-binding domain-containing protein 2-like produces MVSEPGPSPLDSLSMLKSGLGVKGVLQWIYGQKMSMEGDWMCAACQHLNFKKRDACQRCSCPKYATTTDVYLYGLNKTEVLAGDWYCSAMNCGSHNYASRTSCYRCGALKSNYYGIGTGMTASTGYGYDASACPGWKSGDWICSRLGCGMHNYASRAECYKCKMPRDFGDELRENELY; encoded by the exons atggtatcagagccaggtcCATCCCCTTTGGACTCCCTGTCCATGCTCAAGTCGGGCCTGGGTGTGAAAGGGGTGTTACAGTGG ATTTACGGACAGAAAATGAGCATGGAAGGAGATTGGATGTGTGCTGCATGCCAACacttaaatttcaagaaacGGGATGCATGCCAACGATGTAGCTGTCCTAAATATGCAACAACAACCGATGTTTACTTGTATGGACTAAACAAAACAGAAGTCCTAGCTGGAGACTGGTATTGCAGTGCCATGAACTGCGGTTCTCACAACTACGCAAGCAGAACAAGCTGTTATAGATGTGGTGCCttaaaaagtaattattatGGTATCGGGACGGGAATGACAGCATCAACAGGTTATGGATATGATGCAAGTGCTTGTCCTGGTTGGAAGAGTGGTGATTGGATTTGCAGCAG ATTAGGATGTGGTATGCACAACTATGCCAGTAGAGCAGAATGTTATAAATGCAAGATGCCTAGGGATTTTG GAGATGAACTGAGagaaaatgaattatattga